A DNA window from Mucilaginibacter xinganensis contains the following coding sequences:
- a CDS encoding ABC transporter substrate-binding protein: MKQFTYLIVILITVFIVSCSSGKKDLPVIGFVDYEKDASLEPAKNGFIDALKANGFEDGKNIKISYRNAQGSIPTLTQIVNFFVSKKVDLMATCTTLSSITAAQKTKTIPIFMMVSPTVKLMNMENAAGKGPANLFGVVEDLNYIDTSFSNILKFLKPKAGKLFVGMIYNQSEPQSVDAKKRIQADADKLNITLIALPLNSSADAQLVTQSLLSKNIDAFFANPDNSVFASFETIYKSCDQKNVPIFTSEAGLVQRGAVAAFGADIYQWGYQAGEQAAQFLKTHSTAGLQPEMVKLRKRVYNPALAKKYNINVPANFEPVK, translated from the coding sequence ATGAAGCAGTTTACCTATCTTATTGTAATTTTAATCACAGTTTTTATAGTATCGTGCAGTTCAGGAAAAAAAGACCTGCCGGTTATTGGTTTTGTTGATTACGAGAAAGACGCATCCCTTGAGCCTGCAAAAAATGGTTTTATTGATGCTTTAAAAGCTAATGGCTTTGAAGATGGGAAGAATATAAAAATATCTTACCGAAATGCCCAGGGCAGTATCCCGACCTTAACCCAGATCGTGAATTTTTTTGTATCGAAAAAGGTCGATTTGATGGCTACATGTACCACATTATCGTCTATAACCGCTGCACAAAAAACCAAAACTATCCCCATTTTTATGATGGTATCGCCAACAGTGAAGCTAATGAATATGGAAAACGCAGCGGGAAAAGGCCCGGCTAATTTGTTTGGGGTGGTTGAGGACCTCAATTATATTGACACTTCGTTTTCAAACATTCTTAAATTTTTAAAACCGAAAGCTGGCAAGCTGTTTGTAGGGATGATTTATAACCAATCAGAGCCGCAATCTGTTGATGCAAAAAAACGCATCCAGGCTGATGCAGATAAGCTAAATATAACATTGATAGCACTGCCTTTAAATTCATCGGCAGATGCGCAATTGGTTACCCAATCACTACTAAGTAAAAACATCGACGCTTTTTTCGCTAATCCTGACAATAGTGTGTTTGCATCTTTTGAAACTATATACAAAAGCTGCGATCAAAAAAACGTACCCATATTTACCAGTGAAGCCGGCCTGGTACAACGCGGCGCAGTGGCAGCATTTGGCGCAGATATTTACCAATGGGGATACCAGGCGGGAGAGCAGGCTGCACAGTTTTTAAAAACACATAGTACCGCCGGGCTGCAGCCTGAGATGGTTAAATTGCGAAAACGGGTTTATAATCCTGCATTGGCCAAAAAGTATAACATCAACGTTCCTGCAAACTTTGAACCTGTAAAATAA
- a CDS encoding ABC transporter permease, translating into MEFYLTALLQGFSFSALALGIFISMKIFNIPDITTDGSYTLGAVVTAVMITHHQPAYLILPAVIVAGGLAGALTGIIHTKLKINALLAGILVMTALYSVNLTLMGTSNLPLNNFPTLFNLVQISADPNHNTFWVVSAFVIVLIALIGYLLKTDFGIAMRATGNSESMIRSLGVNTDRMKITGLALANALTAVSGYLISQYQGFTDISMGIGIVIVGLGSVIIAETLINWFRITSVWLSLILVLTGAVIFRLVLSLTLDLGVDANLLQLVTAGFVLLIVSLPRLRLRTR; encoded by the coding sequence ATGGAGTTCTATTTAACTGCTTTATTACAGGGGTTTAGTTTTTCCGCCTTGGCGCTGGGAATCTTTATCTCGATGAAGATCTTCAATATTCCTGACATTACTACGGATGGCAGTTACACGCTTGGTGCAGTGGTAACCGCAGTAATGATTACCCATCACCAGCCTGCCTATTTAATTTTGCCGGCAGTAATAGTAGCAGGTGGTTTGGCCGGGGCGCTAACCGGTATTATTCATACTAAGCTGAAGATCAATGCCCTTCTTGCCGGAATCCTGGTAATGACAGCCCTGTATTCTGTTAATCTAACATTAATGGGTACTTCAAACCTGCCGCTGAATAATTTTCCTACCCTGTTTAACCTGGTTCAAATTAGTGCAGACCCTAACCACAACACTTTTTGGGTGGTATCTGCCTTCGTGATTGTACTTATTGCACTGATTGGTTACCTGCTTAAAACAGACTTTGGCATTGCTATGCGGGCTACAGGTAACAGTGAGTCGATGATAAGGTCGTTAGGGGTAAATACCGATAGGATGAAGATCACGGGCCTTGCTTTGGCTAATGCTTTAACAGCGGTAAGTGGCTACCTGATAAGCCAATACCAGGGTTTTACCGACATCAGCATGGGGATAGGCATAGTGATAGTAGGCCTGGGTTCTGTAATTATTGCAGAGACGCTTATAAACTGGTTCCGGATTACATCGGTTTGGTTAAGCCTCATCCTGGTTCTTACCGGTGCGGTAATATTCCGGCTGGTACTTTCGTTGACGCTTGATCTTGGGGTGGATGCGAATTTACTGCAATTGGTAACAGCCGGTTTTGTGTTACTGATTGTGAGTTTGCCGCGCCTAAGACTTAGAACCCGATGA
- a CDS encoding ABC transporter ATP-binding protein → MINITNLYKVFNPGRPNVVNAVNGVNLEIKTGEFLVIVGANGSGKTTMLDMVAGSVLPTTGSISIDDEDVTRLADYRRSKWIARVFQNPSSGTASDLSILDNFRLAAIRTKPKGLSIGVNDTFKNQVKEKISTLGLGLENKITQQMGTLSGGQRQALTLLMSVMDSCKVLLLDEPAAALDPRSADIVMRTADELIKDYRLTAILVTHSLKDAYNYGSRIIMMGEGQIQKDLEGESKQALKQNDLFAWFS, encoded by the coding sequence ATGATCAATATCACCAATCTTTATAAAGTTTTTAATCCGGGTAGGCCGAATGTAGTAAACGCTGTTAACGGCGTTAATCTTGAAATAAAAACCGGGGAATTCCTGGTGATCGTAGGTGCTAACGGCTCGGGTAAAACCACCATGCTTGATATGGTTGCAGGCAGCGTTTTACCAACCACTGGAAGTATCAGCATTGATGATGAAGATGTAACCCGGCTGGCGGATTACCGGCGCAGTAAATGGATAGCCCGTGTTTTTCAAAATCCGTCCAGCGGAACAGCATCTGACCTGAGCATCCTGGATAATTTCAGACTGGCAGCCATCCGTACCAAACCGAAAGGATTATCCATTGGGGTAAACGATACCTTTAAAAACCAGGTAAAGGAAAAAATTAGTACGCTTGGTCTAGGCCTCGAAAATAAAATAACGCAGCAAATGGGCACTTTGTCTGGTGGGCAACGCCAGGCCTTAACGTTGTTAATGAGTGTGATGGATAGCTGTAAGGTTTTACTGCTTGATGAGCCCGCCGCCGCCCTCGACCCAAGATCAGCAGATATTGTAATGCGCACGGCAGATGAACTGATAAAAGATTATCGGCTTACTGCTATATTGGTTACTCACAGTCTTAAGGATGCTTATAATTACGGCAGCCGCATCATAATGATGGGAGAGGGCCAGATTCAAAAAGACCTTGAAGGCGAAAGTAAGCAAGCCCTAAAACAAAATGATCTGTTTGCTTGGTTTTCATAA
- a CDS encoding M1 family metallopeptidase — protein MKYTKLTLSLLLCAAMFKAHAQSAGGSKSNYDQHKVFNPLFYPDKGNEFRSAGGAPGVKYWQNRADYKLNVVLDTAKHSVTGTTLITYTNNSPDPLAFLWLQVDQNIYKADSRGEATSPVDGGRFNNKTFTQGDEIKGVYIIKNGKAEKVDYVVTDTRLQIKLKDTLRTGGAKTQIKIDYKFDVPEYGTDRMGRKLYKNGWVYEIAQWYPRMEVYDDVTGWNVIPYMGASEFYLEYGNFDYTVTAPANLVVVGSGELLNPTEVFSPKIMSRMNVAKNSDKTVMIKDSVDLVNKDSYPAKASLTWHFFCKNARDVSWAASKAFLWDAARINLPSGKKALAQSVYPIESKGQGAWSRSTEYVKACIELYSKEWFEYTYPVATNVGGIVGGMEYPGIVFCSSQSQGGGLWEVTNHEFGHNWFPMIVGSNERKYAWMDEGFNTFINKVDTKVFNNGEYFEPADAQKAAPAMFSADADPIMNTPDVIQPDYLGYAAYEKPAMGLTILREQILGEKRFDYAFKTYIKRWAFKHPTPWDFFHSMDNAAGEDLSWFWNEWFTTTMKLDQSVKAIDYIDNDPTKGALITIENLEGMALPVTIAVKEENGNSSTIKLPAEIWQRGGTWTFAYKSTSKITYATLDPDHVLPDVNPQNNSLSGIGMEKGVTSASVIKAYIDAVGGQQRLKDINDLTITAEGNVQGYTFLKVSKYKTPDKTAIDVTVPKYNNFSLSHVVINGDSILLKQNGRVAPLSTKSEIGAVRARYKLFPELDFGKQGYSAVLDTNYQVVNGQLAYLVSVAGPDGTVVKYFYDYKTGLKVKQFTDVPNATVMEFSDYQNVNTGIKLPFTEMNSVNGQPIQFKVKSATANIGLTNDAFVK, from the coding sequence ATGAAATACACAAAGTTAACCTTGTCGCTGTTGTTGTGCGCAGCTATGTTTAAAGCGCATGCGCAAAGTGCAGGCGGGTCTAAATCTAATTACGATCAGCATAAAGTATTCAACCCTTTATTTTACCCTGACAAAGGGAATGAATTTCGCAGTGCGGGCGGTGCTCCCGGCGTAAAATACTGGCAAAATCGTGCAGATTATAAGCTGAATGTTGTTTTGGATACAGCAAAACACAGCGTAACGGGTACCACATTGATTACCTATACCAATAACAGCCCTGATCCGCTTGCTTTTTTATGGCTGCAGGTTGATCAGAATATTTATAAGGCCGATTCGCGCGGGGAAGCTACCAGTCCGGTTGATGGCGGCAGGTTTAACAATAAGACCTTTACCCAAGGCGACGAGATAAAAGGCGTTTACATCATCAAAAACGGCAAAGCCGAAAAAGTCGATTATGTGGTGACGGATACCCGCCTGCAAATTAAGCTTAAAGATACCTTGAGAACAGGCGGTGCAAAAACGCAGATAAAGATAGATTATAAGTTTGATGTACCTGAATACGGAACAGACAGAATGGGGCGGAAGCTTTACAAAAATGGCTGGGTGTATGAAATAGCGCAATGGTATCCGCGTATGGAGGTTTATGACGATGTTACCGGCTGGAATGTGATTCCTTACATGGGGGCTTCAGAGTTTTACCTGGAGTACGGTAATTTTGATTATACTGTTACGGCACCGGCTAATTTGGTGGTAGTTGGCTCCGGCGAGCTGTTGAACCCTACTGAAGTATTTTCGCCAAAAATAATGAGCAGGATGAATGTGGCAAAAAACAGCGACAAAACGGTAATGATAAAAGATTCTGTTGATCTTGTAAACAAAGACTCTTATCCTGCAAAAGCGAGCCTCACCTGGCATTTTTTCTGTAAAAATGCCCGCGACGTTTCATGGGCGGCTTCAAAGGCGTTTTTATGGGATGCGGCACGTATAAACCTGCCGAGCGGCAAAAAAGCGCTTGCGCAATCAGTTTACCCTATTGAAAGTAAAGGTCAGGGGGCCTGGAGTAGATCTACAGAATATGTCAAGGCTTGTATTGAACTGTACTCAAAAGAGTGGTTTGAATATACCTATCCTGTAGCTACCAATGTAGGCGGAATAGTTGGCGGCATGGAATATCCTGGTATTGTGTTTTGCAGTTCTCAAAGCCAGGGTGGCGGTTTGTGGGAAGTTACCAACCACGAATTTGGACATAACTGGTTCCCGATGATCGTGGGTTCGAACGAGCGTAAATATGCCTGGATGGATGAGGGCTTTAACACTTTTATCAATAAAGTAGATACCAAAGTATTTAACAACGGCGAATACTTTGAACCTGCCGACGCGCAAAAAGCAGCCCCGGCAATGTTTTCGGCTGATGCTGATCCTATTATGAATACGCCCGATGTTATTCAGCCTGACTATTTGGGTTACGCTGCTTACGAGAAACCGGCAATGGGCTTAACCATACTGCGCGAACAGATCCTGGGAGAAAAACGTTTTGACTATGCCTTTAAAACTTATATTAAACGTTGGGCCTTCAAACACCCTACGCCCTGGGATTTTTTCCACTCCATGGATAATGCTGCCGGCGAAGACCTGAGCTGGTTTTGGAATGAGTGGTTTACCACTACGATGAAGCTTGATCAGTCGGTAAAAGCTATTGACTACATTGATAACGATCCGACAAAAGGTGCGCTAATTACTATCGAAAATTTAGAAGGCATGGCTTTGCCCGTTACCATTGCGGTAAAAGAGGAGAATGGTAATAGCAGCACTATTAAATTACCTGCCGAGATCTGGCAGCGCGGCGGAACATGGACATTCGCCTATAAATCAACTTCTAAAATTACTTATGCAACGCTCGATCCTGATCACGTTTTGCCGGATGTAAACCCGCAAAATAATTCATTAAGCGGTATCGGTATGGAAAAAGGAGTTACCTCGGCATCGGTTATTAAAGCTTATATTGATGCTGTAGGCGGCCAGCAGCGTTTAAAAGATATAAACGACCTGACCATCACTGCGGAAGGCAATGTACAGGGTTATACTTTTTTAAAGGTGAGCAAGTATAAGACGCCTGACAAGACGGCTATTGATGTAACCGTACCTAAGTACAATAATTTCAGCTTGTCCCATGTTGTCATTAATGGCGATAGTATCCTTCTGAAACAAAACGGCAGGGTAGCACCGTTGAGTACTAAGAGCGAAATAGGAGCGGTAAGGGCCCGTTATAAGCTGTTCCCTGAACTGGATTTTGGCAAGCAGGGTTATAGCGCTGTATTGGATACAAACTACCAGGTAGTGAACGGACAACTGGCTTACCTGGTTTCAGTTGCCGGGCCTGATGGCACAGTGGTTAAATACTTTTATGATTACAAAACCGGATTAAAGGTTAAACAATTTACTGACGTGCCAAACGCAACGGTAATGGAATTTAGCGACTATCAAAACGTAAACACAGGCATTAAACTGCCGTTTACCGAAATGAACAGCGTTAACGGCCAGCCCATTCAATTTAAAGTGAAAAGCGCTACAGCTAACATTGGGCTAACGAATGATGCGTTTGTGAAATAG